DNA sequence from the Selenomonas timonae genome:
AGATCAGCTTTGCGCTCGACACCTCGCTGAACTACAGCGACCACATTCAGAGGCTGCTGAACGAGATTCACGAGGATAAGCCCGCAGGGGAAAAGGGGGAGGACGCATGAAGATCACATTGGACGAAGCCGCAAAGATCATTGGCGATGCGCAGACCATCATCCTCACCTCGCACATTCGACCCGATGGGGACTCCATCGGCTCGACGCTTGGGCTCATGCACTATCTGAGAGCGCAGGGCAAGGACGCGCGCGTCCTGATTGACGATGACCTGCCGCGCATCTTCAAGGTGCTGCCGGGGCTTGAGATGATCGAGCGCCCTGCAGAGGGCGTGCGCTATACCGCTGATCTCCTCATCGTCTGCGATGTCGAGCTGAAGCGTACAGGAAATGTTGTTTCCTCCGTGGATGCAGTGCGCGTGCTGAACATCGACCATCATGTGACGAATGACGAGGAGGCAGAGTACCTCTATCTGAATCCGGACTACGCCGCAACCTGCGAGATCATGCACGACCTGATCGGCGCGATGGGCGGCACGTTCTCGCTCGATGTTGCGACCTGCCTCTATACGGGCATGGCGACTGATACGGGCTTCTTCCGCTTCTCGAATACGACGCCGCATACGATGCGCGCGGCGGCCGATCTCATCGAGGTGGGTGTAAAGCCGAATATCATCTCCGTTGCAATGGAGCTCAAATCCTACGATGAGGTCATGGCACAGGTGCGCGCGATCCGCAACCTCGAGATGTTCCATGACGGCATGGTTGCGGCGGTCTTCATCGACGAGGAAAAGGCGAAGGAAGTCACGACGACGGAGGGGCTGCTCGACAAGCTGCGCGTGATCGAGGGGACGCAGGTCGTCTTCTTCATGAAGTGGCTCGAGAAGGATACGTATCGCGTCAGCATGCGCTCGAAGGGCACGAATGTCTCGCGCATCGCGCAGGGATTCGGCGGCGGCGGGCACGTCCGCGCGGCGGGCTGCACGATTTACGCGCCCTTTGACGAGGCGAAGAAAAAGATCCTCGCGGCAATCGGGGAGGAGCTGAACCGTTAAGACGTGGACGGATTTATCAACGTATTAAAACCCACAGGGCTTTCGTCGCACGATGTCATCGACATTGTGCGGCGTATTTTTAAGCAGAAGCGCGTGGGGCATGCGGGCACGCTCGATCCAGCGGCGGCGGGCATCCTGCCCCTTGCACTCGGACGCGCGGCGCGCCTCGTGGAGTATATGGAGGGGGCGGACAAGTCCTATCGCGCGGAGATTGCGTTTGGATATGCGACGGATACGGGGGATGTGTATGGCGAAGTGATCGAGAGTGTCCCGCATCCGACACTGCCCACGGAGGAGGAGATGCGCGCCGTGCTTGCGCGCTTTGTCGGGGAGATCCAGCAGCGTCCGCCCGCCTACTCCGCGATCAAGATCGGCGGACAGCGTGCCTACGATCTTGCGCGTCAGGGCGCAGAGGTGGAGATTGAGGCGCGCACGGTTACGATTCACCGTCTGGAACTTGTGCATGTCGATGCCGTACGTCGACGCATTCTTATCGATGTGGACTGCGCGAAGGGGACATATATCCGCTCGCTTTGCACGGATATCGGCACGGCGCTCGGACTGCCCGCGACCATGCACTTCCTCCTGCGTACACGCGTCGGCGGCTTTGTGCTCGCGGATTCGTATACGCTTGAGGAACTTGCGGAGGTGCGGGAGACAGCTCTGTGTGCTCCTGACACTGCCCTCGATCTGCCTGTGTATGAGCTCGCCCCGCAGCGCGTGAAGGCGTTCTACAGCGGGCTTTCGACCTCGGAGCGGCGCATGGAGCTTGCCGAGGGCTGCTACCGTGTGTATGCTGAGGGCGTTTTTCTGGGCATCGGCCATTATGATGCGGCGGCGCAGGAGATGTACCCCGCAAAGGCATTTCCGCCGGTGTGAATGAAATATTGGACTGTTGCTATGGCGACAGTCCTTTTGTTTTGAGAAATTCATTCTCTATGCTATAATGGCAGGAATGACAGAAGGAGGAACACATACATGAAGATAGATGACGTAATACACGGCTTTCGCCTCGTTCGCTTGGAGGAAATCGCAGAAGCAGAAGGGCGTGCGTATACATTTGTGCACGAGAAGACGGGCGCGCGGCTCTTCTTCCTTGAGACGGCGGACGACAACAAGGTTTTTTCGATCAGTTTCCGCACGCCGCCCGTCGATGATACGGGTGTGGCACACATTGTCGAGCACTCCGTGCTCTGCGGCTCGCGCAAATATCCGTTGAAGGAGCCGTTCGTCGAGCTTGTGAAGGGCTCGCTCAACACTTTCCTCAACGCAATGACATTCCCCGACAAGACGATGTATCCCGTCGCGAGCCGCAATGACCGTGATTTTCAGAATCTCATGGACGTGTACCTCGATGCGGTCTTCTACCCCGCGATGCGCACGAATCCGCAGGTGCTCATGCAGGAGGGCTGGCATTACGAGCTGGACGATGCAGACGCGCCTCTGCGCTACAGCGGCGTTGTCTACAACGAGATGAAGGGCGCGCTCTCGGCGCCCGATGATCTCCTCGGCAGCCGCATCATGGCGGCGCTCTATCCCGATACGACGTATGGCTGCGAGTCGGGCGGTGACCCCGATGCGATCCCCGGGCTCACGCAGGAGATGTTCCTCGACTTCCACGCGCGCTACTATCACCCGTCGAACAGCTATATCTACCTCTACGGAGACCTCGATATCGAGGAGAAGCTTGCCTACCTCGACAGTGCGTACCTTTCGCATTTCGAGCGGATTCCCGTACCTTCGCGCATCGACCGTCAGCAGCCGTTTGCGGGGCAGGTCAAAGCGGAGTATTTCTATCCCATCGGGACGGAGGAGCCACTCGAGGAGAACAGCTTCCTCTCGCTGAACTGGGTAATTGGCGACACGAGCGACCGCAAGCGCGTCATGGCACTGCAGATCCTCGATCATGCACTTCTCAGGATGCAGGGCGCGCCGCTGCGTCAGGCACTCATCGACGCGGGGCTCGGGCGCGATGTCGACTCGAACTACGAGAGCGACGTGCTGCAGCCGTTTTTCAGCATTGTTGTGAGCAAGTCGGAGACGGGGCGTGCGGATGAATTCGTGCGCGTTGTAAAGGAGACACTGCGGAAACTCGCGGACGGTGGTCTGGATCATACACTCGTACAGGCATCGCTCAATACGCTCGAGTTCCGTCTGCGCGAGTCGGACTTCGGCTCCTCGCCGAAGGGACTCATTTACGGAATCCGTATGATGAAGACATGGCTCTACGATGGCACGCCCGAGGACTATCTGCGCTATGAGGATGTCCTCGCTGCACTCAAGGAGGGACTGGAAAGCGGCTACTTCGAGCAGGTGATTCGGGAATCCTTCCTCGAAAATCCGCATGAGGCGCTTGTGACGCTCACCCCGAGCCGCACCCTTGGCGCGGAGCGCGAGGTGGCGCAGGAGAAGATTCTCGCGGAGAAAAAGGCTGCAATGTCTGCGGATGAGATTGCGGCGGTTATGGACTCCTGCGCGGCACTGCGGGCGGCACAGGAGGAACCGGACACGGAGGAGGCGCTTGCGTCGATTCCGATTCTCGCGCGCTCCGATATCCGAAAGGAAGCGGAGCAGCTGCCGCTCGATGTGCGCGACTGCGCGGGGACGAAGGTGCTGTTCTCCGATCTTGAGACGAACGGCATTGTCTATCTGAATTTCTACTTCCCGATGTCGGCGGTTGCGCAGGAGGATCTGCCCTATGCCTATCTCCTCGCGGAGATGTTCGGTGCGGTCGATACCGCGCGGCACAGCTACGCCGAGCTCGCCATGCTCCGCAGCCTCTATACGGGCGGCATCGGGGCGGACATTGTCGCTTATACGCGCGCGGGTGAGCCGGACTCCCTCGCACCGCGTTTCAAGCTACGCGCGAAGGTGCTGAAGGAAAATCTGCCGCGCCTTTTCGATCTGCTCGCAGAGATCATGACGGAGAGCGATTTCTCGGGCGCAAAGCGCATCCGCGAGATCGTGGACGAGGAAAAGACGGGTATGGAGCTCTCGCTCCAGCGTGCGGCGAATCAGGTTGTTGCCGCGCGCATTGCGGGCTATCTGATGCCCTCGGGTTGCTATACTGAGGTCGGCGGTCTGCCGTTCCACGATTTCCTGCGCACATTCAAGGACGATTTCGCGGCACGCCATGAGGAGATGCAGGCGGCATTTGCGCGGATTATCCCGCAGATCTTCAACCGCAACGACCTCATGGTGAGCATCACGGCACCTGCGGCGGACTATGAGACAGTTGCAACGGGGCTCGCGGATTTCCAGTCGAAGCTGTCGGGTGCAGAATTCCCCGTAGCGTCGTACACATGGGAGATTGCCGCGCGCAACGAGGGGCTGATGACGCAGAGCCGCGTGCAGTATGTGGCGAAGGGCGCGAATTTCATCAAGCTCGGCTACAGCTATACGGGTGTTCTACGCGTGCTTGAGACACTTCTGCGCTATGATTATTTCTGGACGCGCATCCGCGTGCAAGGCGGCGCGTATGGGGCGATGACGCAGTTCAACCGCAACGGCTTTATGGTATTCGCCTCCTACCGCGACCCGAATCTTGCGGAGACATTCGCCGTACTTGATGAGACGCCAGACTATGTGCGCACATTCGATGTGTCCGACCGTGAGATGGACAAGTTCATCATTGGCACGATGAGCAATGTAGATGCACCGCTGACATCGCAGATGAAGGGCGATATGGCGGCAACGTTCCATCTGCGCGGCATCACGTGGGAGGATCGCCAGCGTGCGCGTGAGGAGATTCTCACGGCACAGCAGGCGGATGTGCGTGCGCTTGCGGATATGATCGAGGCGGCGATGCGTGCGGATGTGCGCTGCGTGCTCGGCGGCGAGGAGAAGATCCGCGCAAATGAGGCGCTCTTCGGCGGGATTCGCCCTGCGTTGCGAACCTAAAATTTTTTGACTTTTCACGCCGCGCGTGGGATAATAGCAGAAGACGAATTTGAAGGGGGAACCTGCCATGAAAAAGATAATTTTCCGTGGAGCGGGCGTTGCCATCATTACGCCGTTTACGGAGACGGGCGTGAACTATCCCGAACTTGGACGCATCATTGAGGATCAGATTGCGGGCGGAACGGATGCCATCATCATCACGGGTACGACGGGCGAGTCTGCAACGATGACGGATGCGGAGCACCGTGAGGCGATTCGTTTTACGGTGGAGCAGGTGAAGGGGCGCATTCCCGTCGTGGCGGGCACGGGCTCGAATGAGACTGCCTACGCCGTCGAACTCTCGCAGTATGCGGAGCAGGTCGGCGCGGACGCGCTGCTCCTCGTGACGCCGTACTACAATAAGTGTACGCAGAATGGTCTCGTTGCGCACTATACGAAGATCGCGGACAGCGTCAATATCCCTGCGATTCTCTATAATGTGCCCTCACGCACAGGTGTGAATATCAAGACGGAGACATACGTTGCGCTCGCAAAGCATCCGCGTATTGTTGCGGTGAAGGAGGCGAGCGGTGATCTCTCGGCAATCCTGCGCCTGCGCGCGGCGGTCGGCGATGAGCTGGCGGTCTACTCGGGCAACGACGACCAGATTGTGCCCATCCTCTCGCTCGGCGGTCTGGGGGTGATCTCCGTTCTGTCGAATGTTGCACCGCGTGCGACCCATGACATCTGTCAGCACTACTTTGATGGAAATACAGCGGAGGCAGCGCGACTCCAGATCGCATACTCTGATCTCATCGATGCGCTCTTCTGCGAGGTCAATCCGATCCCCGTCAAGACGGCAATGCGCCGCCTGGGCTACGATGCGGGCTCCCTGCGCATGCCGCTCTCGGAGATGGAACCGGCGAATGCGGCGAAGCTCGACGCAGCATTGCGGGCACATGGTCTGCTGAAATAAAATATTTGACATAGACCCTCATTTCATGTAAGATATGCAAAACATATGAAATGAGGGTGATTTAGTATGAATTTGAAAACATATCTTTTGGGTGCCGTGCTTCTCGGCGCTTCCGCGCTGGGACTTACAGGCTGCGGCGGCTCTGATGCAGCAGGCACGCAGAATGTGTGGCGTGTCGGTACGGATGCAAGCTATGCGCCGTTCGGTTTTCAGGACGAGAAGTCGTATGAGTATGTCGGCTTTGACATCGACATCATCCGCGCGATTGCAGAGGCGCAGGGGCATGAGGTCACGATCAAGAATCTCAATTTTGACGGGCTGATTCCTGCACTGCAGACGGGCGATCTCGACATCGCCATCTCCGACATGACGATCAACGAGGATCGTGCAAGGACGGTGGACTTCACGGACTCGTACTATCGGGCGGGGCTGAGCATGGTCGTGCGCGCGGATGAAACGCGCATCAACAGCTTTGACGATCTGAAGGGGCTGCGCGTCGGTGTGACGATTGGATCGACGGGCGCGGAGGTGGCGCGCGGGATTCCAAACGCCGATCTGCATGAGTTCAGCACGATCTCGGATGCCTTCCTCGATCTCTACAACGGAGGGGTCGATGCGGTCGTGAACGATACGCCCGTCGATGAGTACTATGTTGAGAACAAGGGCAAGGGCATCGCGAAGGTTGTGCCCGCGCAGATCAATCAGGAGGATTTGGGCATCGCTGTCAAAAAAGGAAATGCGGAGCTGCTTGGACAGCTGAATGCGGGACTGCGCACAATCAAGGAGAACGGCAAATATGCCGAGATCTACCGCAAGTGGTTTGGGAAGGAGCCGCCGACGGAGTGAAGTGGGGTGCATTGCGTGAGGAGACAGGAGATTGAATGTAATTGAGGAGCGCCTTGCGGCGCAGGATCTGATCGTGCTGGACGGCGCGTTTGCAACGGAGCTTGAGGCGCGCGGCTTTTCCGTGAATGATGCACTGTGGTCGGCAAAGGCTCTCTTTGAGCGTCCCGACCTCGTGCGCGATGTTCATCTCGACTATCTGCGTGCGGGGGCGGACGTCGTTACGAGCGCGAGCTATCAGGCAACCGTCGAAGGCTTTATGAAGCGCGGCTTCTCTGAGGCGGAGGCTGCGGCGCTCCTTCAGAAGTCCGTGCATCTGGCGCAGGAAGCGCGCGATCTCTATCTCGCTGAGCGCGGCACGCATGACCCCGCACCGCTCGTTGCGGCGTCGGTCGGCCCCTATGGGGCATATCTCGCGGACGGCTCGGAGTATCGCGGCGACTATGATGTTGACGAGGATGCGCTTACGGAATTTCATGCAGGGCGCCTCCGACTCCTCACTGCGGCGCAGCCGGATCTGCTCGCCTGTGAGACACTGCCGTGCCTGAACGAGGCGCGCGCCATTGTGCGCGCCCTGCGTGCCGAGAAGATTCGCATCCCTGCATGGTTCTCGTTTTCCTGCCGTGATGCGGCACATATCAGTGACGGGACGGAGATCGCGGAATGTGCACGCTTCCTAGACGGCGTACCGGAGGCTGCAGCGATTGGGCTGAACTGCACGGCACCGCAGTATGTGGAGGAGCTGATTCGGACGATCCGTCAGGAAACAGCGAAACCTATCATCGTCTATCCAAACTCCGGTGAAAGTTACGATGCATCGGATAAGACATGGCACGGTGCTGCGGAGGACTTCGGCGCACTTGCGTGCCGCTGGCGCAGTGCAGGGGCACGACTCATCGGCGGCTGCTGCAGAACATCGCCGCGCGAGATTGTGGAGATTTCCACATGGGCAAAGAATGCAGAGTGAGGTGACGAAGATGGAGAAGGGGCGTTCAACGGTCGACCTTCCGCGTGCGGAGCGCGCCATGCACGAATTCCTCACGGCTGTCGGCGTCGATCTTACGGCGCAGGGGATGGAGGAGACACCTGCGCGCGCAGCGCAGCTCTACGCAGAGCTCTTTGCAGGGCTGCATGAGGAGGTCGGGGAACTCTGGGCGGATGTGATGACGGAGGAGATGGATGGCCTCATTGCCGTGCGTACGATTCCGTTTCACTCCATCTGTGAACATCATCTGCTTCCGTTCTTTGGGACGGCACATATTGTCTATTGCCCGCACGCAGGACGCGTGGCGGGCTTTGGCGTTTTCACGCGGCTCGTTGACCGCATGGCGCGCCGTCCCCAAATTCAGGAGCGTCTGACCTCGGATATTGCAGATGAAATCGAGCGCGGGCTCGACGCGGAGGGCGTGCTCGTCGTTGTCGACGCACAGCAGCTCTGCATGACGATGCGCGGTGCACGCGCGCACGGCACACGGACGACAACCTCCGCCTGCCGGGGCGTGTTTCTTGCAGATCCGGTGATGGCGATGCAGGCTTGGCAGATGCTTGGTATTGTACATGATACGGAGTCTTGCTGATGGGGCATAGGTGAGTGGAATGATAGCAGAGAGAACATATCTCTTTCGTGACGGGAAGGAACTGCGGCTTGGTGCGCGGACACTCGTCATGGGGATTCTGAACGTGACGCCGGATTCGTTTTCAGACGGCGGGAAGTGGAATCGACGGGACGATGCCCTGCGCCATATGGAGGAGATGGTGCGGGACGGCGCGGACATCATCGACATCGGTGCGGAGTCGAGCCGCCCGGGCTTCGTGCCGATGAGTGCTGCGGAGGAAATCGAACGGCTTCTTCCGTTTCTCGAAGCCGTTCTGCCGGAGTGCCCTGTGCCCGTCTCTGTGGACACGTTCAAGGCAGACACGGCGCGTGCGGCGCTTCGTGCGGGGGCGCATCTGCTGAACGATATCTGGGGCTTGCAGTATACAGAGGAGCCGGGGGCAATGGCGCAGGCAGCGGCAGAGGCGGATGTGCCCGTCGTCGTTATGCACAATCAGAACGGGACGGCGTATGATGGGGATGTGATTGCCGCCATGCGCGGCTTTTTCCTGCGTTCGTTTGAGATTGCGGATGCGGCGGGGCTTTCCCGTGAGAATATCATCCTCGATCCCGGCATCGGCTTCGGCAAGACGGCGGCACAGAATATGCACGTTATGCGGCGAATGGATGAGCTCATCTCATACGATGGCGTCGATTATCCCGTCCTCCTTGGGGCGAGCCGCAAGAGCTTCATCGGGGCGGCGCTCGATCTGCCCGTGGAGGAGCGCATGGAGGCGACGGGGGCGGCGTGTGTTCTCGGCATCATGCGCGGTGCGTCCATTGTGCGTGTGCACGATGTGAAGCCGATTGCACGCATGTGTCGGATGACGGACGCGATACTGGGAGCTTGATATGGACAAAATTTTTTTGCGCGGCATGACATTTGCGGCGGCACACGGCGTATTGCCGCATGAGCACGGGGTGCGCCAGCGTTTCATCGTGGATGCGGAGCTCCTGCTCGATTTGCATGGTGCAGGTGTGCACGACAATCTTGCGGAGACGGTGAACTATGCCGAGGTCTACGAGATCGTGCGCAAGACCATCGAGGGCGAGACGAAGAAGCTGATCGAATCGCTCGCCGAGGACATCGCGGGTAGGGTGCTTGCTGCGTTCTCCACGATTCAGAGCATCCGCATTACCGTACACAAGCCGGCGGCGCCCATTCCAGGGATCTTTTCGGACGTGGGTGTCTCCATCACGCGGGAGCGCGAAGAGCCGTGAGACGGACTGCCTATATCGGGCTTGGAGCAAATCTCGGCGATCGCGGGGAGACGATGCGTGCGGCATTACGGCGCGTGGCGGAGCTTCCTTCTGTAAATGTGGAGCGAGTCTCTGCGTTCTACGAAACGCCGCCGTGGGGTAAGACCGATCAGCCTCCCTTTCTCAATGCGGCGGCGCGCATTGCGTTTGACGGTACGCCGTATGAGCTTCTTGCCGGTTTCCAACGGATTGAGCAGGAGCTCGGGCGTGTGCGTTATGAGCACTGGGGTGCGCGCACGATCGACCTCGACATCCTGCATATCGAGGGGCTGACCTGTGCGGATGAAGCACTGAGCCTGCCGCATCCCTATCTGACGGAGCGCGCCTTTGTGCTTGTACCTCTCTATGAGATTGCGCCGGAGCTCTGTATTCATGAAAAATCCATCGTCTCATATTATGATGAAATCGACCGTACGGGCATTGTACGTGCACCAGAGCTCTCCGCGCCGTATCCGCTCATGCTTATCGCCGCTAGCGACGCGGCAGGCGGCATCGGGCGAAACGGACAGCTGCTCACGCACTGCGCAGCGGATATGGCATATTTTCGCGAGATGACGATGGGCGGCATTGTCATCATGGGGCGGCGCACAATGGAGAGCCTGCCCGCACGGCGCGCGCTTGAGGGGCGGGAGAACATCGTCCTCTCGCGTACGATGGAGCGGGCGGATGGCTTTCAGATTGTCCGAGACCTCGCGGAGCTGTGGACGCTGCTCGGACGGCTCGTGTACGATGCGGAGCGTCCGATTTTTGCAATCGGCGGTGAGGAATGCTATCGTCTGCTCCTGCCCTATGTGCATCGCGCGTATGTG
Encoded proteins:
- the mmuM gene encoding homocysteine S-methyltransferase, with product MNVIEERLAAQDLIVLDGAFATELEARGFSVNDALWSAKALFERPDLVRDVHLDYLRAGADVVTSASYQATVEGFMKRGFSEAEAAALLQKSVHLAQEARDLYLAERGTHDPAPLVAASVGPYGAYLADGSEYRGDYDVDEDALTEFHAGRLRLLTAAQPDLLACETLPCLNEARAIVRALRAEKIRIPAWFSFSCRDAAHISDGTEIAECARFLDGVPEAAAIGLNCTAPQYVEELIRTIRQETAKPIIVYPNSGESYDASDKTWHGAAEDFGALACRWRSAGARLIGGCCRTSPREIVEISTWAKNAE
- the folP gene encoding dihydropteroate synthase translates to MIAERTYLFRDGKELRLGARTLVMGILNVTPDSFSDGGKWNRRDDALRHMEEMVRDGADIIDIGAESSRPGFVPMSAAEEIERLLPFLEAVLPECPVPVSVDTFKADTARAALRAGAHLLNDIWGLQYTEEPGAMAQAAAEADVPVVVMHNQNGTAYDGDVIAAMRGFFLRSFEIADAAGLSRENIILDPGIGFGKTAAQNMHVMRRMDELISYDGVDYPVLLGASRKSFIGAALDLPVEERMEATGAACVLGIMRGASIVRVHDVKPIARMCRMTDAILGA
- the folB gene encoding dihydroneopterin aldolase, whose amino-acid sequence is MDKIFLRGMTFAAAHGVLPHEHGVRQRFIVDAELLLDLHGAGVHDNLAETVNYAEVYEIVRKTIEGETKKLIESLAEDIAGRVLAAFSTIQSIRITVHKPAAPIPGIFSDVGVSITREREEP
- the folK gene encoding 2-amino-4-hydroxy-6-hydroxymethyldihydropteridine diphosphokinase encodes the protein MRRTAYIGLGANLGDRGETMRAALRRVAELPSVNVERVSAFYETPPWGKTDQPPFLNAAARIAFDGTPYELLAGFQRIEQELGRVRYEHWGARTIDLDILHIEGLTCADEALSLPHPYLTERAFVLVPLYEIAPELCIHEKSIVSYYDEIDRTGIVRAPELSAPYPLMLIAASDAAGGIGRNGQLLTHCAADMAYFREMTMGGIVIMGRRTMESLPARRALEGRENIVLSRTMERADGFQIVRDLAELWTLLGRLVYDAERPIFAIGGEECYRLLLPYVHRAYVTCLAGTYEADVFLPPLTDFVRTGCRRREDCIFEIYERV
- a CDS encoding insulinase family protein; translation: MKIDDVIHGFRLVRLEEIAEAEGRAYTFVHEKTGARLFFLETADDNKVFSISFRTPPVDDTGVAHIVEHSVLCGSRKYPLKEPFVELVKGSLNTFLNAMTFPDKTMYPVASRNDRDFQNLMDVYLDAVFYPAMRTNPQVLMQEGWHYELDDADAPLRYSGVVYNEMKGALSAPDDLLGSRIMAALYPDTTYGCESGGDPDAIPGLTQEMFLDFHARYYHPSNSYIYLYGDLDIEEKLAYLDSAYLSHFERIPVPSRIDRQQPFAGQVKAEYFYPIGTEEPLEENSFLSLNWVIGDTSDRKRVMALQILDHALLRMQGAPLRQALIDAGLGRDVDSNYESDVLQPFFSIVVSKSETGRADEFVRVVKETLRKLADGGLDHTLVQASLNTLEFRLRESDFGSSPKGLIYGIRMMKTWLYDGTPEDYLRYEDVLAALKEGLESGYFEQVIRESFLENPHEALVTLTPSRTLGAEREVAQEKILAEKKAAMSADEIAAVMDSCAALRAAQEEPDTEEALASIPILARSDIRKEAEQLPLDVRDCAGTKVLFSDLETNGIVYLNFYFPMSAVAQEDLPYAYLLAEMFGAVDTARHSYAELAMLRSLYTGGIGADIVAYTRAGEPDSLAPRFKLRAKVLKENLPRLFDLLAEIMTESDFSGAKRIREIVDEEKTGMELSLQRAANQVVAARIAGYLMPSGCYTEVGGLPFHDFLRTFKDDFAARHEEMQAAFARIIPQIFNRNDLMVSITAPAADYETVATGLADFQSKLSGAEFPVASYTWEIAARNEGLMTQSRVQYVAKGANFIKLGYSYTGVLRVLETLLRYDYFWTRIRVQGGAYGAMTQFNRNGFMVFASYRDPNLAETFAVLDETPDYVRTFDVSDREMDKFIIGTMSNVDAPLTSQMKGDMAATFHLRGITWEDRQRAREEILTAQQADVRALADMIEAAMRADVRCVLGGEEKIRANEALFGGIRPALRT
- a CDS encoding DHH family phosphoesterase, translated to MKITLDEAAKIIGDAQTIILTSHIRPDGDSIGSTLGLMHYLRAQGKDARVLIDDDLPRIFKVLPGLEMIERPAEGVRYTADLLIVCDVELKRTGNVVSSVDAVRVLNIDHHVTNDEEAEYLYLNPDYAATCEIMHDLIGAMGGTFSLDVATCLYTGMATDTGFFRFSNTTPHTMRAAADLIEVGVKPNIISVAMELKSYDEVMAQVRAIRNLEMFHDGMVAAVFIDEEKAKEVTTTEGLLDKLRVIEGTQVVFFMKWLEKDTYRVSMRSKGTNVSRIAQGFGGGGHVRAAGCTIYAPFDEAKKKILAAIGEELNR
- the truB gene encoding tRNA pseudouridine(55) synthase TruB is translated as MDGFINVLKPTGLSSHDVIDIVRRIFKQKRVGHAGTLDPAAAGILPLALGRAARLVEYMEGADKSYRAEIAFGYATDTGDVYGEVIESVPHPTLPTEEEMRAVLARFVGEIQQRPPAYSAIKIGGQRAYDLARQGAEVEIEARTVTIHRLELVHVDAVRRRILIDVDCAKGTYIRSLCTDIGTALGLPATMHFLLRTRVGGFVLADSYTLEELAEVRETALCAPDTALDLPVYELAPQRVKAFYSGLSTSERRMELAEGCYRVYAEGVFLGIGHYDAAAQEMYPAKAFPPV
- the dapA gene encoding 4-hydroxy-tetrahydrodipicolinate synthase; protein product: MKKIIFRGAGVAIITPFTETGVNYPELGRIIEDQIAGGTDAIIITGTTGESATMTDAEHREAIRFTVEQVKGRIPVVAGTGSNETAYAVELSQYAEQVGADALLLVTPYYNKCTQNGLVAHYTKIADSVNIPAILYNVPSRTGVNIKTETYVALAKHPRIVAVKEASGDLSAILRLRAAVGDELAVYSGNDDQIVPILSLGGLGVISVLSNVAPRATHDICQHYFDGNTAEAARLQIAYSDLIDALFCEVNPIPVKTAMRRLGYDAGSLRMPLSEMEPANAAKLDAALRAHGLLK
- the folE gene encoding GTP cyclohydrolase I, whose protein sequence is MQSEVTKMEKGRSTVDLPRAERAMHEFLTAVGVDLTAQGMEETPARAAQLYAELFAGLHEEVGELWADVMTEEMDGLIAVRTIPFHSICEHHLLPFFGTAHIVYCPHAGRVAGFGVFTRLVDRMARRPQIQERLTSDIADEIERGLDAEGVLVVVDAQQLCMTMRGARAHGTRTTTSACRGVFLADPVMAMQAWQMLGIVHDTESC
- a CDS encoding basic amino acid ABC transporter substrate-binding protein is translated as MNLKTYLLGAVLLGASALGLTGCGGSDAAGTQNVWRVGTDASYAPFGFQDEKSYEYVGFDIDIIRAIAEAQGHEVTIKNLNFDGLIPALQTGDLDIAISDMTINEDRARTVDFTDSYYRAGLSMVVRADETRINSFDDLKGLRVGVTIGSTGAEVARGIPNADLHEFSTISDAFLDLYNGGVDAVVNDTPVDEYYVENKGKGIAKVVPAQINQEDLGIAVKKGNAELLGQLNAGLRTIKENGKYAEIYRKWFGKEPPTE